Genomic DNA from Desulfurivibrio alkaliphilus AHT 2:
CACGAGGTTTTTGAACAAGCAAAAGCCATGGGGTATCAACTTTTTCAGGGCTATTTTTTTGCCAAACCAATCATCATTTCACGCAAGGACATCCCCACCAACAAGATCCAACTATTGCGCATACTCAAAGATATTCATGCTGAAGATGTCGATTTCAAAAAGCTTGCCCTGGCCATCCAGAGTGAGGTTTCCCTGACCTACAAACTTCTCAAATTGATCAATTCGGCAGCCTTTGCCCTGCGCCAAAGGGTTACCTCGGTGCTTCACGCCCTGACCCTGCTTGGTCTGCGTGAAATACGCTCCTGGGTTTCTTTGTTGGCGATTTCGTCCATGGCCAACGACAAACCGGCGGAACTTGTTGTCATTTCCCTGGTTCGCGCCCGCATGTGCGAACAACTGGCCCTGCTGAGCCAAATGGGTGACCGCAAGTCCGACCTGTTCCTGGTGGGGCTGTTCTCCCTGCTTGATGTCATCATGTCTCGGCCGCTCAATGAGATCCTTAAGGAAATCAGCATCGAAGATGACGTTATTGCCGCCCTGACCCGGGCTGACGGTCCGTTGTTCAACATCCTGCAACTGACCATCGCCATGGAAAAAGGGGAGTGGGATAAGGTTTCTCAACTGGCAACCAAGATGCAAATTGATGAACAGCAATTACCCGCCACTTACCGCGAGGCCGTCGCCTGGGCGCAAGAGATCTATTTTATTAAATAAACCGGGTGGACAGCTATTACAGGATGATGGAGATGCTGAAAACGAACTGGTGACGTTGCTGCACGTTTTCAAAAAAAGGGCCCTTCCTGTCAGGAGGGGGAGGGGGAGGGGAGACAGGAAGGGCCCAGGAGGGGGTTATGTACTTCAGATTATAAGACAAGAACCTTAAAAATTAGTTCCACACCGTTACCCAAAAAAATTATTTTAGTGCGTCGTAAACCTTGCCCACCATTTGCGGCCCGGGGGTAAGGGTTTTGCCGCCCTGCTCCCAGCGGGCCGGGCAGGCCTCGTCGGGGTTGTTGGCCACGTGTACGCTGGCCTGGAGCTTGCGCAGCAACTCTTTGGCGTTACGGCCAACATTGTAAAAATTGATCTCGGAAGCCACCAGCTCTCCGGCCGGGCTGATGATGAAGGTACCGCGCAGATCCAGCCCGGTTTCTTCGTTGTAAACCCCAAACATCCGCGACACCTGGCCGGTGCGGTCGGCGCCCATGGGATAGCGGGCGTTTTCGAGAAACTTCTCTTCCCGTTTCCAGGCCAGGTGGGTGAACACGGTATCGGTGCTCACCGTTACCACCTCGGCCCCGGCGGCCTTGAGGTTTTCATACTCGTCGGCCAGATCGGCAAGCTCGGTGGAACAGACAAAGGTGAAGTCGGCGGGGTAGAAAACCAGCACCGTCCACTTGCCCAGCTTTTTCTGCTCGCTCAAGGAAAATTTTCCAAAATCACCTTTTGCCGGCTCGTAGGTCTCCAGTTCAAAATCCGGGACTTCCTGACCAACCTGAATGGCACCGCAACAGCAATCTACATCGTGTTCGTAACTCATGATTCAAACTCCTTTAATTATTTTGAGGGATGGTAATGAGTGTATGACAATAACCGTCAACCGCTTTGTTTTGATAAAAGTTATCAAACCTATAAAAAAGACGCAAGCTTTTTTTGCAAAACTTTTTTCCCGTCCACCAGGTAACCGCCTTTTCCTTTGATTTACTTGTTATTTTGGCTGGTTATATGGTAATAGCAGGGAATGCTATACGAGTCTGCAGGGAGAAGCAAAATTTTTCTTATTGGTTACCGCGCCTGCGGTAAAAGTGTGGTGGGCCAGGAGCTGGCCGTCCGGCTGGGTTATGAATTCCTCGATATGGACCGGGAAATAACCCGGCGGGAAGGGGTGAGCATAAAGGAACTGGTGGCTGCCCGAGGGTGGGATTATTTTCGCCGCCGGGAGCGGGAACTACTGCTGGAACTGAGTTCCCCTCCCGCCCCCGGGCCAGCACCGGACACGCCGGGACTGGTGGTCGCCACCGGGGGTGGGGCTGTTTTGCAGGAAGACCTCTGGCCGGCTATCAAGGCAGCCTGGCCGGTGGTCTGGCTCACCGCCGATGCCGCCACCATCACCGCCCGGCTCAGCGGTGACAGCAGCAGCGAGCAACAGCGTCCGGCCCTCACCGACCAGGGCCTGCTGGCGGAAGTCGAAGAGATTTTGCAACAACGTCTTAAACTGTACCGGCAGGCGGCCGGGCTGGAGATAGACACCACTACGGCCAAGCCGGCGGAGATTGTGGACCGGATCATCGACTGGCTGCAAGAACAAAGTTAACCAAAACCACGAGCACAACGATATGGCAGGCAACACCTTTGGCAAAATTTTTCAGATCACCACCTGGGGCGAGTCGCACGGTACCGCCGTGGGGGCCGTGGTGGATGGCTGCCCGCCGGGTCTCCCCTTAACCCCGGCGGATATTCAAGCCGACTTGGACCGGCGCCGCCCCGGCGGCGGGCCCGCCTCCACCCCCCGCAAGGAGCCGGACCAGGTGGAAATCCTCTCCGGCACCTTCGAGGGCCTTACCACCGGCACCCCCATCAGCCTGGTGATCTTCAACCGCGATGCCCACAGCAAGTCATACGACCACCTGAAGGATATTTACCGGCCGGGCCATGGCGACATCACCTACCAGCAGAAATACGGCCGCCGCGACCATCGCGGCGGCGGCCGGGCCTCGGCCCGGGAGACGGCGGCCCGGGTGGCCGCCGGGGCGGTGGCCGGTTGCCTGCTGACCACAGCAGGCGTCAGGGTGCAGGCTTATACCGTGGAGTTGGGCGGGGTTGCCGCCCAACAGCGCAACCTGGCCGAGATCTCGCAAAACGCCCTGTTCTGCCCGGACAACCAAGCTGCCGCCGCCATGGTGGCCCGCATCGACGAAGTTCGCCGCAACCACGACACCCTGGGCGGGGTTGTCGAGATCCGGGTCAGCGGCTGTCCGGCGGGGCTGGGGGAGCCGGTTTTCGACAAACTCGACGCCGAACTGGCCCGGGCCATGATGTCCATCGGGGCGGTAAAAGGGGTGGAGATCGGGGCCGGCTTTGCCGCCGCCCGGCTCACCGGCTCGGAAAATAACGACCCCATCACCCCGGAGGGTTTCACGGGAAACAATTCCGGCGGCATCTTGGCCGGCATTTCCAATGGCGACGAGATCATCATCCGGGTGGCAGTCAAACCCATTCCCTCCATCGCCCGGGAACAGCAGACCATCAACCGGCAGGGGCAGCCGGTGACCATCAAGGTCGGCGGCCGACACGACATCTCCGCCATCCCCCGGATTATCCCGGTCTGCGAGGCCATGGCCAGGCTGGTACTGGCCGACCACCTGCTGCGCCAGCGCACCCTGGGCCCAGATCCTAAATTAAAAAGGGCGCCGACACCGTGAGCGAACAGCAAGCAGCGCAGGAAATCTGGATGATCACCCGGGAGTATGACGGCTTGGCCGGGGCCGGCGGGGTCAAGGACGTGGTGCGCCAACTGGGCGAGGCCCTGGCCCTGGCCGGCCACCGGGTCAGCGTGGTGCTGCCCCTGTACGGCTTTATGAACCCCGAGGCACTGGGTTTTGCCCCGGCCAACCTGCACTTTGATGTAGGGATGAATTACGTCGGGGTGGAACGGCGCGAACTGGCACGGGTCTTGGTCCGCCACCTGGCAGCGCCGCCGCCCCGCAGCAAGGATCAAAGCTTGCGGCCGGTGGCAAGCCTGCCCCAAAACGGTCGCAAAGGCTCCCTTTCCCTCTATCTGCTGGATGCCCAGCGCTACCAGGAAAAACAGGGGGTCTACACCTACACCGCCGCCGAGGAGGCCCTGAACCACCACCATCATCAGGGCAGCGGTCATTTCGATTATTTCGCCATGAACGTCCTGCTGCAAAAAGGGGCGCTGGCCCTGATGATGCGCTTAAACGCCAGGCCGCAGGTAATTCATTGCCACGACGGCCACACCGCCCTGCTGCCGGCCATGATCCGCGAACTGGAAGGATTCCGCCACTACTTTGCCGCTTCCGCCGCCGTGGTCACAGTCCATAATGCCGGGACGGGCTACCACCAGGAGGTGGACGACCTGCCCTTTGCCGAGGCGATCACCGGCCTGCCGCCCCGGGTGATCCACGACAACCTGCTGGACGGCGCCTTCGACCCTTTTCTCGCCGCCGCCAGCTACGCGCCGCTGAACACGGTGAGCGAAAACTACGCCCGCGAACTGCAGCAGACCGACGACGACGCCCTCACCGGCTGGCTCGGCCACCGCCTGCTGGGTCGGGGCATTACCCTGCACGGGATTACCAACGGCATCAACCCGGAGGATTTCAACCCCGAGGAGCCGGCCAACCTGGGGCTGCCCGCCGCTTTTTCCCCGCTCCAAGGGGATCTGGCCGGTAAAGCGGTGTGCCGATCCCGGCTGGTGGACGACCTGGCCGCCGATCGCTGGCCCGGTCTGCGCCGGGCCGGCTACCTGGACCAGGATCCACAGGCCGCCCCGCCGCCAGCCGACGGCCCGGCCAGCGGCCTGCCGCTGCCGCTGTTCACCTTTGTCGGCCGACTCACCGCCCAGAAAGGGGTGGACAAGTTGCTGGGGGCCTTGGAAACCCTGCTGCCCCTGGACCGGGGCTTCCAGGTGCTGATCTTGGGCTCCGGCGACAAGGGCTGCGAGCAGGCCCTGGTCCGGCTGGCGGAAGCCGAAAGTAACCGGGGGCGGCTCTGTTTCCTCCAGGGTTACGACCCCCTGGTGGCCAACCAGGTTTTTGCCGCCGGCGACTTTTTTCTCATCCCCTCCCGCTACGAACCCTGCGGGCTCACCGATTACATGGCCCAGTTGCTGGGTAACCTGCCCATCGTCCATCACGTCGGCGGGCTGGTCAAGGTGGTGGATGGGGTCACCGGCCTTTGTTACCGGGAACACAAATCCGCCGCCCTGATGGGCGCCATGCAGCGCGCCCTGACCCTTTTCCGCCGTCAGCCGGAAAAGGTGCTTGACATGCGACGGGCCGCCGTTCAGCATATTGGGGAACACTACACCTGGAACCGGGTGATGCACCAGTACCTGGATTTTTACCAGCAAGCCCACAAGCAGCTTTGAGCTCTGAACAAGGAGGCAAGTCATGACCATTCGTGTCGGCATCAACGGTTTCGGCCGTATTGGCCGCAGCATCTTCCGGGCGGTGGACACCGACCCGCTGTTTAAAGAGATTGAGATCGTGGCCATCAACGATCTTACCCCCCCGGCCACCCTGGCCCACCTGCTCAAGTACGATTCGGTGATGGGTACTTACCCCCGCCAGGTCAAGGCCGGTGAAGGGGAAATCGTGGTCGACGGTCGCCCGGTGCGGGTCAGCAGCCAGCGCAACCCCGCCGAGATTCCCTGGCGGGAGCTGGGGGTGGAGTACGTCATCGAGGCCACCGGCCTGTTCACCGCCGGCGACAAGGCCCAGGGCCACCTTGATGCCGGGGCGAGCAAGGTGGTGATCACCGCCCCGGCCAAGGGCGAGGTGCGGACCATCGTCATGGGGGTCAATGAAGACGAATACGACCCCGCCGCCGACCACATAGTCTCCAACGCCTCCTGCACCACCAACTGCCTGGCCCCGGTGGCCAAGGTAATCTCGGAGCGTTTCGGGATCAAAAGCGGCCTGATGACCACCATCCACGCCTACACCAACGACCAGTCGCTGCTGGATTTTCCCCACAGCGACCTACGCCGGGCCCGGGCCGCGGCCCTGTCGATGATCCCCACCAAAACCGGGGCCGCCGCCGCCGTGGCCTTGGTGCTGCCGGAGTTGAAAGGCAAATTCGACGGCCTGGCGGTGAGGGTGCCCACCCCCAACGTCTCCCTGGTGGACGTGGTGATGGAACTGGAACGGGAAACCTCGGTACCGGAGGTCAACCAGGCCCTGGCCGAGGCCGCCAACCGTTACCTGGGCTACTCCGACGAACCGCTGGTCTCCATCGATTACCAGGGCGACCCCCGCTCCTCGGTGGTGGACGCCATGTCCACCAAGGTCCTGGGCTCCACCCTGAAGGTCATGACCTGGTACGACAACGAGTGGGGCTATTCCAACCGGGTGCTGGATCTGATCATGCACATGAACGAGCGCAAACTCCTGTAAAACGGGCAGCAGCACCGCATCTTTGGGCGATCAGCCGACGCGATATAGCGCTGCTATAATCGCGCCGACTGCTTGCCCAAATCTGCGGCACTGCTGCCCGTTTTCCCAATTTCGCCAGACTTGACAATGGATAACGATCACTCAAACAGCCGCAACGATAGCGCCGGCCAGGTTTGCAAGCCGGGGTTTGAATCCGACGCCCTGCGGGCCAACCTGCAGGAAACGGCGGTGGAGTGCGTGGAGCTGGACCCTGCCCGGCGGGTGCTGCTGGAGGTGGTGGAAGGCTACCAGGGCATCAAGGGGCCGCTGGAGGAACTGCTTTATGAAATCAGCCACCCTTACCGCAACTGGCGTTTGATCCTGCCCCGGCTGCGCCCTTTTATCCTTAAACACCTTGACCACTACCGGCGGCACCCCAGGGGGCCGGAAGCCTTTCTGCAGTTTCACGAGATTTTGCTTACCGCCCTGCGGGAAACGGCAAAAAACGAGGTGTTGCGGGCCCAGGCCGGCGAGGCCCTGCTGGCCCTGCTGGACAAGCTGGTGCTGTTGCTCAAGCCGGACGAGCTCGGGGCCTGGCGGCAGAGTATCAGCCACTGCCTCCACGGCCTGGCCGAGCTGGATGACCATCTGTTGCTGCCGCTGGTTCAGGGCCAGCACTCCGGCAAGCGGATTATCGGCCGGCTGGCGGGTAAATGCGCCAAGGAAGCGGACAGTGGTGAGCAACTGAAAATCTGCGACCTGGGTGCCGCCGTCCATCTGCTTAAAAGGCTGCTGAGCTTAAACTATCACTATTGGCTCGGCGAGGAAGATCCCCAGCCCTGGTTTGATTCCGAATGCGCCGTGCTTTGCCGGGGCTGGCAGGCCGGCCGGCTGTTTCAGGAGATCTCCCACGCCCGGTTGCGGGAGCACCTGGCCGAACTGGAAAAAATAGCCGGGGAAACGCAGGCCGAAACGGCGCTGCCCCGGCTGCTGGAGTTGCCCGATCACCTGGACCTGGTCCGACTCTACAAGGAAATCCCCGACAAGCTCACCGGCGACGGCGAGCAGCGGGCAACCACCGAACAAACAAACACCGGCCCGGGGCCGCAGGCGGCGGCAGGCGAGCGTCACCCTCCCGCCTGCGATTACGAAGACCCGCTCTGCCCGGATCGTTTCGCGGAAAACCGCAAGCTGCTCTTCCTCTTCCGGATCATGGAGACCAAGGGGTTGAGCCTGATCCACGAGGAAACCCTGCGGGAGATCAACCGCAGCCTGGTGCAACTGATCCGGCGCCAGACCTTTGAAGAGATCGAGCGCTTTCTGCTCACCACCCTGGCCCTGCTCAAGAGCAACGTCCGCCGTTACCCCCATACCTCGCTGCAGTGCATCCAGGTCATCGGCTCCGAGGTCTTCAAGCGGGGCAATTCCCGCCTGGTGGAGACCTTTTTGTGGGAGACGGTGCGTTTCGGTTTCCAGTACGCCAACGTCACCGGTATCGGCGAGGACTGGCAGCCCCTGGCCAATCCGGCCCACCTGGCCAATATCCGGGTCTGGCTCAACCTGGTCAGCCAGGAACCCAAGTGGTGTTCCACCCTCTTTTCGGCCCTGATCATCAACCTCAAGCTCTCCGGCACCTGTATTAAAGACACCGATCTTTTTCAGCGGGATATCACCGAGCTGCTCAACCACCCCATCGAGCCGGTCTACAACCTGGTGACCCAGTTCGCCAAGCTGGTGCCGGTCTTTTTCAACGATATCGGGGCGGAAGGGCAACTGCGGGAGGTTTCCACCGAACTGGATGAAATTCACCAGCGCAAAGATCTGCTCATCCACTTTTTGCGCAAACAGAGCCACGTGGAGTCCAGCAACCTGATTGTCGATTTTCTGGAAGCCATCCTGCTGTTCTGGAAAGACCGCAACAAACAGAGGCTGGCACCCTACCTGCCGGAAGAGGTCTGGCGGCAGATCAAGGAAGAAGGGGAGTTTGTCGACCAGTTGTACCGCCTGAGCCAGCGGGTGTGGAAGCTCAAGCATATCCGCAAGGTGGAAGA
This window encodes:
- a CDS encoding glycogen synthase, translating into MITREYDGLAGAGGVKDVVRQLGEALALAGHRVSVVLPLYGFMNPEALGFAPANLHFDVGMNYVGVERRELARVLVRHLAAPPPRSKDQSLRPVASLPQNGRKGSLSLYLLDAQRYQEKQGVYTYTAAEEALNHHHHQGSGHFDYFAMNVLLQKGALALMMRLNARPQVIHCHDGHTALLPAMIRELEGFRHYFAASAAVVTVHNAGTGYHQEVDDLPFAEAITGLPPRVIHDNLLDGAFDPFLAAASYAPLNTVSENYARELQQTDDDALTGWLGHRLLGRGITLHGITNGINPEDFNPEEPANLGLPAAFSPLQGDLAGKAVCRSRLVDDLAADRWPGLRRAGYLDQDPQAAPPPADGPASGLPLPLFTFVGRLTAQKGVDKLLGALETLLPLDRGFQVLILGSGDKGCEQALVRLAEAESNRGRLCFLQGYDPLVANQVFAAGDFFLIPSRYEPCGLTDYMAQLLGNLPIVHHVGGLVKVVDGVTGLCYREHKSAALMGAMQRALTLFRRQPEKVLDMRRAAVQHIGEHYTWNRVMHQYLDFYQQAHKQL
- the gap gene encoding type I glyceraldehyde-3-phosphate dehydrogenase; amino-acid sequence: MTIRVGINGFGRIGRSIFRAVDTDPLFKEIEIVAINDLTPPATLAHLLKYDSVMGTYPRQVKAGEGEIVVDGRPVRVSSQRNPAEIPWRELGVEYVIEATGLFTAGDKAQGHLDAGASKVVITAPAKGEVRTIVMGVNEDEYDPAADHIVSNASCTTNCLAPVAKVISERFGIKSGLMTTIHAYTNDQSLLDFPHSDLRRARAAALSMIPTKTGAAAAVALVLPELKGKFDGLAVRVPTPNVSLVDVVMELERETSVPEVNQALAEAANRYLGYSDEPLVSIDYQGDPRSSVVDAMSTKVLGSTLKVMTWYDNEWGYSNRVLDLIMHMNERKLL
- a CDS encoding EAL and HDOD domain-containing protein, which translates into the protein MEHFIARQPIFDTKGRVFAYELLFRSGLHNYFDSDDFDQASARVIANSNLLFTLDEMTGNTRAFLNCTEKVLLKGLMTTLPRQQAVVEILENVEPTPEVVQACKRLKEQGYTLALDDFVYHRNFEPLLDLADIVKVDFLLSDNKQQDEMARKLLPRGIKMLAEKVETHEVFEQAKAMGYQLFQGYFFAKPIIISRKDIPTNKIQLLRILKDIHAEDVDFKKLALAIQSEVSLTYKLLKLINSAAFALRQRVTSVLHALTLLGLREIRSWVSLLAISSMANDKPAELVVISLVRARMCEQLALLSQMGDRKSDLFLVGLFSLLDVIMSRPLNEILKEISIEDDVIAALTRADGPLFNILQLTIAMEKGEWDKVSQLATKMQIDEQQLPATYREAVAWAQEIYFIK
- the aroC gene encoding chorismate synthase, whose translation is MAGNTFGKIFQITTWGESHGTAVGAVVDGCPPGLPLTPADIQADLDRRRPGGGPASTPRKEPDQVEILSGTFEGLTTGTPISLVIFNRDAHSKSYDHLKDIYRPGHGDITYQQKYGRRDHRGGGRASARETAARVAAGAVAGCLLTTAGVRVQAYTVELGGVAAQQRNLAEISQNALFCPDNQAAAAMVARIDEVRRNHDTLGGVVEIRVSGCPAGLGEPVFDKLDAELARAMMSIGAVKGVEIGAGFAAARLTGSENNDPITPEGFTGNNSGGILAGISNGDEIIIRVAVKPIPSIAREQQTINRQGQPVTIKVGGRHDISAIPRIIPVCEAMARLVLADHLLRQRTLGPDPKLKRAPTP
- a CDS encoding peroxiredoxin, encoding MSYEHDVDCCCGAIQVGQEVPDFELETYEPAKGDFGKFSLSEQKKLGKWTVLVFYPADFTFVCSTELADLADEYENLKAAGAEVVTVSTDTVFTHLAWKREEKFLENARYPMGADRTGQVSRMFGVYNEETGLDLRGTFIISPAGELVASEINFYNVGRNAKELLRKLQASVHVANNPDEACPARWEQGGKTLTPGPQMVGKVYDALK
- a CDS encoding shikimate kinase; the encoded protein is MLYESAGRSKIFLIGYRACGKSVVGQELAVRLGYEFLDMDREITRREGVSIKELVAARGWDYFRRRERELLLELSSPPAPGPAPDTPGLVVATGGGAVLQEDLWPAIKAAWPVVWLTADAATITARLSGDSSSEQQRPALTDQGLLAEVEEILQQRLKLYRQAAGLEIDTTTAKPAEIVDRIIDWLQEQS